The nucleotide window TTACGGACTGTGTCCTCACTACTGAGGTTGGAGTCCTTATTATCCTAAAAGACTGCACGCCTTGAGGAGCAGCACTCTGCTGCAACTGGCTTGAAACAAACTGTGACGTGGTCACAACAGACTGCTGCGGCCGAATGTGTGGTGGGTTAATTATAGTCATTGGCTGGTTAGATTGTGCAGCTGGCTGTACACTGTACTTCTGTGTATGGTTCGAATAATGGAGCAAGTTTGTTGACCCCACACCATGTAATGTTGGGTCAGCAGAAAGCTGCACTGTTTGATTTTCAGGTGTATCCAACACTTGAGATTGATCctatagaagataaaaaaataaatcagctTGAAAAAACTTGTGCTTAGTATTCAAGTTTGATGCTGAACCAAAAACATTGTTTTGGGCAACTATGACACAAATGTGTTAAAATTAGTGATAACAAAAATCACATTGCTCTTTAGTGTATTatgaaaagtttgaaaaaaaattacttaattacCTCCAAAAAATATGCATCATTTTGGTTAGGGTCAGCAGTTCCATCATCGAATTCGCTAAAGTCAAAAGCTAAGTCATCGCCTGAAATTCCTGCTCCATGTAGAGCAGCTGATATAAGGTCAGGAAAAGCGTCAGCTGActgagaaaattttttttaaagaataagcAAAGCAGTTTGAAATTCCTATAAAATCCTACTATTTAACCAACATTAAGCAAAAGGAACATTTCTATTAACAAATTTAGAGCGTTTTTTACATAATCCTTGAAtatttataaaagctataactTAATAACAAGTCATAAGATATATTattgaagcaaaaaaaataattaataaatagatctagtagtgaaCTGTTGATCTATCAGTATCTGTCAAGGAAATTTGTGtgacataaaaattaaacttttatttcATAGTGACTGAGAAGTAGGCAAACAGCATTGTGATGTATTATTggactataaatatataattctatattatattctagatctaaacttctagaatgtctagataaatctatgtagagtaattcataattatgtttcaattaaaattcaatctaatctagatctaaattaaaataGAGCAATAGAGCCACCTTTCCATATATAATAACAAGAGtctataaattttatatctagattatatacTGTTTTTACTCTATTGACTAGTCAGTAAACCTGACCAATCTTATTATAATTTGGCATTCAGATCTAGCATAATTTACTACTGACTACTGATCTGGTGTAGAATATTGACTAAATCTACAATTCTACTCTAAAAGTAAAAGATagattttagaatctagatctaaactatcTCTTTTTAATTTACTGAGTATCTTCACAGATCATTTTACCAATTCAatagataaaatataattatgataCTTTTATACAGATGTGAGATGTAGATCTGGAATTTAGAAATCTaatgatctagagtctagaatatAGATGTACTAGCAACTAGACTATCATGactatctaataaaaaaaaaatactatctaTAAATCATCTAGTAAGACTAGTAGAGTGAACTAGAATGACTAAATTATAGATGTCTAGGCTTGATAGTCAATAATAGAGATaagatattagatctaattaaaatattattcattattattgaaTTTTAAATGATAGATCAAGCTAAACCTAAAgttctaaactagatctagtaaatgttACTAGAAATAGAATTGACAAAATTGTTACAGAACTGAGATTGAGAAGTCATAAAGTTGATAAAGATGATAAGTGAAGTCTGAAGTGTttacaaataaatctagacctagaataaaATGATCTTTAATTAGACTTTGCtttataattttcatttatcgttttttttttattataatcatCATTAAAAAAGTCATTATAACCTGCAATACTAAAAGTAGTTAAAGTTAAAACTAAAAGTCACAAGTCACAGAAGACTTGACGAGTCGAGATTGAGAAGTAACTGAAGTTCATGATAGTTCATCATCAAGAAAACCACACcacgttgtaaaaaaaaacattatctttCGCTGAAATCTTATTTTATaccattttaaaatgtcttattcaattaaaataacaCATAACACTTATTATTGtgcaacattaaaataaagttaatcaGTACCGTTCCTTCTGTTGTCATTTTTTGCGGAGATATTAACGAAGTCAACCTTCCCGATATTTGTCGGCCATTGCCTATTTTTACCCATGAGTCAACGGGGTTAACTTATTGCGCTGGAAGAAAATAAAagccaaacaaataaaaaatgtatcgaACCCTATATTACTTCTTATTGtactaattattatttgtattaaataattttagtgaatcatatttatttttatcgaTTTTCtctaacagatttttttttacagaaaataGTATTATAACCGATATGCTTTTGTTATTTAGTTAAAGACTTTTTACAAACTGGCATAAAAGTAATGTCCTTCACCAaacaagtgtaaaaaaaattattatctaCCTTTTCATGTTGACATTGttcatatatctatatattatgtaCATGTAGTTATCTACAATAGTATCACTTTGTCacttattatttcatttttaagcGTAGATCTAcagaatgtttttatttgatctaAGTTTATAATATAAATGGCAATGACTTCGATTCCGCCCTCGGATGAGTGCAGCATGGCTACGCAAAcacagttgcgacctgcatatgaCACTCGctttcttccttagtgctatatTATTAGAGTATGAaattggttgcctgaatcagaccaAAAACCAACGACTGGCAGAGTTTTAAGTTATTGATTAtgatgcacgactagattgacctagggacgtaatcatcttttttaaaataacatctgtattttataacatacGATTCTTTTCCATATCTGAAATGAATGCTGTCAGTTCGGTTAGGTTAGCAGTGAcaataaaggaaagaaaagaCAAAGCTAGAGCAGCATTAGATCTCATCACTCGATACGTATCactaatgttatttaaccttggttatgccaataatagaatatgcatgctgtgtttgggacccctcaactcaagaaaacattaagaaactggaacagacacaaaatagagcattgagattcataacaaacgaatatttggGATACAAGActtaaaataaagtagcaaacatacataaaacactgaactataatcttcttataggcctacaaaaaaaactaataaaatactaagaaaaacaaagataaaggcacattccccgttccatatgctaggacaaattcgtacaaatgatccttcttccatagtgctattagagcatggaacatatgggttgcctaagctagccaggaaaaccagtgacttggcggagttttggtcattggttaatatgcatgatgcATAGGACGTATTCATattcctttttgaagtaacgtctgtaggctattatataagataagaagaagaaatgaaagCTGTCAGTTCAGTTAGGTTAGaagtgacaataaaaaaaaagaagacaaagctAGAACAGCATTAGATCTCATCACTCGACACGTATTTAGATCAGCTTCTGAACCGGGAGTCCCGTTTTATGAGACAGTATAGTTGATGAGTTAGTGGCgtcacgggggggggggggggggattgcggtccgcaccgggtgacaccgacctagtgacgccactgtgaTGAGTTATCGAAAGTTTCACAAACAACAAGCCAGTCAGATATAATAGTAGTCGCTAGAATAATAGATTCAAAATGTTTCTGAGAGCCGAACACAATTATGGcctctttaaataaatctagCCTGATGTCCTATcggatttaatttaatttttctttaatgctGAGTACAGTACTTTCGTAATCATAATCTTACATCAATCAAACCAAATtcgtttattttgtaattttttttagttggtaTAACCATCAGAGACGCTAAAGTTCGCATCCTTCGCATCCAAAAGTTTTACCAATCACCCCCGGTAATAGGAATAGGAGACGGACCAGAAATACATGGCGCCAAGATTTGGAAGAGGGTGGGCAAGACATGGGgtcagttggagagactcgcccagaaccgagacgcctggaggaGGTTGGTTGGTGGCCTAAGACCCTGATGGGATCACATGCAGAGATGAGAGAAATTTAGCTGGTGCTTTATTTATcacaatataaattttaaaaaaaaggcaatgtcttcgattcagAAGAGTTTCACACGActtatgcaaacccagttgtgacctgcatatttttcctcaTCTAGTGCAGACAATTGTGATATCAGCCGAAAGGGTGATGACAATTTTAACTGATCTCGCAGACATCTTCTTGACCCTGAACATTCATAGGAATGATTCTCATTTCCTGTCAGACGTATGTGTTGCATCAGACCAGCAAATCATCATCCAGGATGGAGACTtcgatgatttttttttttgtttcccttttaaTGAATCTCGATCCTAACAGCGCAAGAGAATTTGTAACacgtttaaaataatgataaatataCAATAATGTGTATTATCATTGAGgcaaataaatgtaattagttGTGCATTATACAGAACAAAACATCATCCGATTAAACTAATCATAGGAGCTTTTACTGTTCATGTGTAGTGACCAATCTTAGGCCTTATTTCACTGAAATATTAACTATGAAGTTTACATCAAAAAGTTGGTAGACAGGTTTCTGCATTTCATGGCGAAAAGAAACGGCAACGTTGTAAAGATACACCGTGTGGTTAGGAATGAAATTAATCATAGGAAAACAGGGCTCATCcaagttctctctctctctctctctctctctcctcgtaATTTTTCGTTCATTTCATCTAGTTCTATAAGGTCATACAAGATCATGCATTTGATTAACGTGTGGTTCATACTTTgaggaggcatggtggctaagtggtaaaacTTTTGTCTTCCGaaccggtgaagactggaatttttaactTCAGCTTCTATGCAATgtgtgcctctgagtccacccagctctttgGGGAACCCGACGTTAATTGGTCGTTTTGTTGGTCACGTACATGACTctgtgtgccacagaaacagatgacttttacatcatctgccctaaaaaGAACTTTAACAACCACCACAACTACTAATTTAATTAACATATTTATCAGACTTTTTGAAGTAGTTCAGTCGtgcaaaaccaaaaaaaaaaaaaaaaaaagtaggcgtGTAAAATGTTCTTCAATATTTGTAATGCATTAGGATGCTGCTCATTAAGTAGAAAGagaaacgcttttttttttaaatttttgaaataaaaattcacAGATCTCGAGGAGTTCTGTTCAACAAGTAATAACTTAAGTTTCATATGAACAGGATGGATTATAAACAATTGAACATATTCCTAACTGTTCACGAAGGAGGTTGTCAATCAAATTTCTCATCTTTCTGTTCTGAAAATGATGCAAATCTGCAgttatttgtattaaataatttatattgattcttgtttctttttttttctcacgtTCAGCATTAAGTTAatgacttcttatggtccgataGCCACGCTGGACAGGGCacttatcccgtatgggggacgaataTATGCCAATCTTTTTTGAAAGGgggtcggcgtaacagagatgccccaaGGAAACGCTTCTTCAGAATACTAACGCGATGcttttaagtctcttaggaaaaaatgTGCTATTCTACTTTGTTACAAAGGCATGTTTTAACcaataacgtagagattttgtaTCACTTGAtgcttcgtactaaagccataatgaatacactaattggaatattaaatatctgaacgtaaccattttagaagttacactgcaaagactttcttccaagccaatagtagcccaatagttttacacaaaagatgcaatgtaaaacgacacgacgtgagctgtggtttttcTACACTGTTGTGGGGACTTACGAGACTTTCTAAtgctattctaatcgccatgtcttcttcttatcttatatgatactagacgttacttcaaaaaagatgattacgcgcgccctacgcgtcatgcatttagtcatgcatattaaaaaatgacctaaactccataaagtcactggttttcctggctagctcaggcaacccattccatgctctaatagcactagggaagaaggagcttttgtacaatttgtcctagcatatggaacgaggaatgtgcctttatctttgtgtctttctgagtattttaaattttaagtacaattacattgagaactaacagaacgaaaaagcaactcttcagatttatagtctttacccgatcgttcattttcgtaattacaaaaatattccccaAATTACTCGagtatatccttccttaacaaactATTCAACCGAGCGAGCCTCGGCCACCTGTTACTTTATTTCAAACACTGACCTATGTCAATGACTCCATTGTATTGCGAAACGAAATATGCATATTGGTAAAAAACTAggaatgcattttaaaaataaatgaggcCATTTAGCTTAGGAAGCGTACGATGATTCGATTGAAGGTTGagtagatatatattattagatcaattattatgattatctagagctagatctacattaaacTAGATTAAGggttaaatttaattaaattaatttcacaTAGAACTAGACTAGTAGACTATCTATTCAACTATTGTATATGAATAGGTTTAACTCAACTTTAACTTTGACTTTAATCTttacttaaaatttaaataacttCTAAGCCCAAGCCATCAAGTATGATCAAGCtagaattagttaattagtagAATAGAATCTATGTTGTCAAATTTAATCAAAGGCTTTATGAACTGTATTGAATGAATTCTATCAAGAATAATCAAGATGGTATCTTTTTATTTAGGGTCCCTGGAGTCTACCTTGATTTTGTAaaagtattataattatagaagttTTAGAAATGGCAGAATTAATGGGTGCTATTTTCTatattaatactagatctatatatactagATAGTATTTCTTAATATGTTGGCAGGTATAGATACACACAACAATTATGAAAGATCAAGACACCAGTAGAGGAAATGAACCACTGTTTTCACTAAGCAAGCCAACCATGACAACCACAAGAAGtaagatttataaataaaaaaaaaaaattaaagtgacAAACTTAGTTATTAAACCAACCTTGCGTCTTTATAGCATGTCAATGTGACaaaatttgatttaatttttgtatattgtttttttgaCAAGGGTATTGCAAAGTTTGTGCTAGTCTTTAAACTTGAAGGTTGAAACATTCTCATTCCACAACCTGATTGATAGGACTGTTCaatgacatctttttttttttcttttgcccgAATAGCAGAATTGataagtctatatatatataatatatatattattatcacCACCTCACTGGCATAAGATACCTTTCTCATAATTAAGAAAAATTATGAGAATCATCTTCTAATTGATTAATGAAAAACAATAACTGACAGACACACAATCCTGAGACATAAATGAAGTTTGAAGCTTTTAAAGTCAACATGGCATGTAACATATAACGATAGCAGCACTAAGGAACCTAGGTTATTGAGAGTTGAAGGTGAAGACAATATGGCGAAACAAAGAAAAGCCCCTAAGAAAGACTCAAACCACAGACCCCCTGACATGGTGCTATCGCATAGCAGCGACCAGTAGAACATTTACTTTGGCCATTCAGATCTCCAAGACAAGAGCTTTCAAGTCAATATTGTTATATGAACTCTGCACCACCACACAGTGTCACATGATAACATATCCCTCCCAGAGTCTACCCACATCCCTTTCCATAATTGTCCTCACATAAAATACTTTATTCAGGGTCAACACATATTGGAGCCTGAGCCTTCTTCCGAAGACAAAACAAACCCCAAGCCTTTGTTTTGATATTCAAATGCTCTAAATAGTTTAAGCAACATTAAGTTTCCTTTAACTTtggttatttaattaataaaatgtgtTACCGATTGCTACAACAAATGAACAATGCCAATCTCAATTTTTGGTTTGAACCAATATCAATATAATCTTGCCTATTACCATTTTTCTAATACATTGTGGTTTCATCACTAATGACTCTCAAGATTTGACCAATGTCTTATGAAATGCAATGTTATTTAATTTACCTCTAAAACTGAAGTTAGGGACCTGTAAAACTGAAATTGGGGCCCTGTAAAACTGTAGTTGGGGCCTGTAAAATCATAAATATAGTTTTACATAGAATTTCTGGCAAATATCTTTTGTATACAATGGAAATATTGCTGACTGATAAGTGTTCTCACTCACCTAATCTAAAACTGAAACTGTAAACAATATTTTCATTTACctattagatattttaaaatgcacAATGATACTTATATCATTTTAATAGatgacaaaacaatttttcagcaaagaaaaataaagaaacgaaagagaaaaaagtttCCCCATTATATCCACCCACTCCTGACTCTTCACCATGTAGTGTGGAGGAAACAGAATCCATCACCCAAACTGAAATATTATCAACTACAGATAAAATCATGAATAATAAGGCTTTGCCCAGCCCGCCTATGACAAAAAGGGACACTCCAGCAGCGGCTGTTTGTTCTGCCGAGATGAAACCACCCATCACCACACCTGAAGTTACCAGCTCTGGTGATGACCCAGCTGACAAAAACGAACCATGTGTGAATATATCTAAAGAGTCTAAATCTGATATGGGCTCAAGAAAACAACGTCCCATCAATAAAACTGTTGGCAGTGTACCTGAAGCAGTCTCTCCATCAGTCCCAAAAGAAAAAGTCAGAAGAGCAGTTGCCAGCTCTGATTCTGGACAGCAAACTGTAAAACCAAAACCTGCTCGTAAaaagttagttgttttttttttaattaatcataTGATTGAAGTATGCCTATAATTCATGCGCAAgaaaagtaaatttttaaaagatatattttcagaaaaaaaataaattaagaagaCCATTTGTTTTGTGCTTTAAAAACatttggacagacagacagagtgagttgatataagctttgtaaaaaacaatgacattttGTTTCAGAAAAACCCAGCCAGAACAAGTTCAAAAAA belongs to Biomphalaria glabrata chromosome 12, xgBioGlab47.1, whole genome shotgun sequence and includes:
- the LOC106070335 gene encoding N-lysine methyltransferase KMT5A-A-like, yielding MKDQDTSRGNEPLFSLSKPTMTTTRTKKNKETKEKKVSPLYPPTPDSSPCSVEETESITQTEILSTTDKIMNNKALPSPPMTKRDTPAAAVCSAEMKPPITTPEVTSSGDDPADKNEPCVNISKESKSDMGSRKQRPINKTVGSVPEAVSPSVPKEKVRRAVASSDSGQQTVKPKPARKKKTQPEQVQKNTITNYYQVRRSGRQTKSEIEKVKQHQLEQQILGHCEDGLEIKYFENKGRGVIATKNFQKGDFVVEYAGDLIDPETAKLREEKYGETPEVGCYMYYFRCASKQYCIDATAESQYLGRLLNHSKAGNCCTRAVMIDKKPYLYLVASRDILTGEELTYDYGDRRKEAIEQHPWLKL